One window of Streptomyces sp. FIT100 genomic DNA carries:
- a CDS encoding endonuclease/exonuclease/phosphatase family protein → MRPAPLTAVLALAASVTATAITAPAASAEAHKTVGLRVASYNIHYGADSGNVFDPARTAEAIRAMDADIVGLQEVDVRWSDRSEFRDVATELANMLDMYVSFAPIYTTGEDGGFGVAILSRHPVRSAENHDLTRLSTQEPNPVPKPMPGFLEVVVKVKGTPVHVYTTHLDFRSDPAVRAAQVRETVDIMADDCSPKGKCPAQVLTGDFNAGPDAAELSPLWSGLTDTWTASDPGFTYPAVTPEKRIDFVTVSDAFTVRNTVVPQALASDHRPVLAELALRRHH, encoded by the coding sequence ATGCGTCCCGCCCCGCTCACCGCCGTCCTCGCGCTGGCGGCATCGGTCACCGCGACCGCCATCACCGCGCCGGCCGCCTCGGCCGAGGCCCACAAGACGGTCGGCCTGCGCGTCGCCTCGTACAACATCCACTACGGCGCCGACAGCGGCAACGTCTTCGACCCCGCGCGCACCGCCGAGGCCATCCGGGCCATGGACGCCGACATCGTGGGGCTGCAGGAGGTCGACGTCCGTTGGAGCGACCGCTCCGAATTCCGTGATGTGGCAACGGAGTTGGCGAACATGCTGGATATGTACGTCTCCTTCGCTCCCATCTACACGACGGGAGAGGACGGCGGCTTCGGCGTCGCGATCCTGTCGCGCCACCCGGTCCGCAGCGCCGAGAACCACGACCTGACGCGGCTGTCCACGCAGGAGCCGAACCCCGTGCCGAAGCCGATGCCGGGCTTCCTCGAGGTCGTGGTCAAGGTGAAGGGCACGCCGGTGCACGTCTACACGACGCACCTCGACTTCCGCAGCGACCCCGCGGTGCGTGCGGCCCAGGTCCGCGAGACCGTGGACATCATGGCGGACGACTGCTCGCCGAAGGGCAAGTGCCCGGCCCAGGTCCTGACGGGCGACTTCAACGCGGGCCCTGACGCGGCGGAGCTGTCGCCCCTGTGGTCCGGCCTGACGGATACCTGGACGGCGTCGGACCCGGGCTTCACGTACCCGGCGGTGACGCCTGAGAAGCGCATCGACTTCGTGACGGTGTCCGACGCCTTCACCGTCCGCAACACCGTGGTCCCGCAGGCCCTGGCCTCGGACCACCGCCCGGTCCTGGCGGAGTTGGCGCTGCGCCGCCATCACTAG
- a CDS encoding nitronate monooxygenase family protein, producing MRLPVIQAPMAGASPPELAVAVAQAGGMGAAGVLLETPDRIAEWADRFRARSSGAFQLNVWIPERAGPDPAWRQRLAEDARTFLGRFGTPGRPAGTEPPVFQEQCEAMLAAGPSVVSSIMGLFEPAYVSRLHEQGIAWFACATTLDEALAAQEAGADAVVAQGMEAGGHRGSFDQEDAERIDVGLFALLPWFADHLRVPIVAAGGIADGRGVAAALSLGASAVQVGTALLRCPEAGTSPEWSAALNGLAPDATMTTRAYTGRLARAAPTPYLKAWTEPGAANPAPFPDQLSLVNEWRQGQASGVDRAAHWAGQSAALAAERPAGQVVADMWREACELLA from the coding sequence ATGCGACTGCCGGTCATCCAGGCGCCGATGGCAGGAGCCTCTCCTCCGGAACTCGCGGTTGCCGTGGCGCAGGCCGGGGGCATGGGCGCCGCCGGCGTACTGCTGGAGACCCCGGATCGAATCGCGGAATGGGCGGATCGGTTCAGGGCGCGTTCCTCCGGCGCCTTTCAGCTGAACGTCTGGATTCCGGAACGGGCCGGCCCGGACCCGGCGTGGCGACAGCGTCTCGCGGAAGACGCCCGGACGTTCCTCGGCCGATTCGGCACTCCTGGCCGGCCCGCCGGAACCGAGCCGCCGGTGTTCCAGGAGCAGTGCGAGGCCATGCTCGCCGCGGGCCCGTCAGTGGTCTCCTCCATCATGGGTCTCTTCGAGCCGGCGTACGTGAGTCGCCTCCACGAGCAGGGCATCGCCTGGTTCGCCTGCGCCACCACCCTCGATGAGGCACTCGCCGCCCAAGAGGCCGGTGCGGACGCGGTCGTGGCACAGGGGATGGAGGCAGGGGGGCACCGGGGAAGCTTCGACCAGGAGGACGCCGAGCGCATCGACGTCGGACTGTTCGCTCTGCTCCCCTGGTTCGCCGATCATCTGCGTGTGCCGATCGTCGCCGCCGGAGGCATCGCCGACGGGCGCGGAGTGGCCGCCGCGCTGAGCCTGGGGGCGAGCGCGGTCCAGGTGGGAACCGCCCTGCTGCGCTGCCCCGAAGCCGGCACCAGCCCGGAGTGGAGTGCCGCGCTGAACGGTCTGGCGCCCGACGCGACGATGACCACCCGCGCCTACACCGGTCGCCTGGCCAGAGCGGCGCCCACCCCCTACCTCAAGGCGTGGACAGAGCCCGGCGCGGCGAATCCCGCACCTTTCCCGGACCAACTGAGCCTCGTGAACGAGTGGCGGCAGGGTCAAGCGAGCGGCGTGGACCGAGCCGCCCACTGGGCCGGGCAGAGCGCCGCCCTGGCCGCCGAGCGACCTGCCGGCCAGGTGGTTGCCGATATGTGGCGGGAAGCCTGCGAACTGCTCGCCTGA
- the kdpF gene encoding K(+)-transporting ATPase subunit F, producing the protein MSVENVVGLIVAVCLLGYLVAALINPEKF; encoded by the coding sequence ATGAGTGTGGAGAACGTGGTCGGACTCATCGTCGCCGTCTGTCTGCTCGGCTATCTCGTGGCCGCCCTCATCAACCCGGAGAAGTTCTGA
- a CDS encoding APC family permease translates to MSAPTTEALPATSVEEPPDTGARHKLTAVTGLAALSLDAMASVAYGPEAIVLVLAAAGGYGLGFTLPVTLAIAGLLAVLVASYRQVIAAFPDGGGSYAVAKSHLGRRTSLVAAASLVLDYVLNVAVAVTAGVAALTSAFPGLYGDRLWLCLTVLVLITGVNLRGIVDSAKAFIVPTVVFIGSILVLIVVGLFRDAPASTEAAAGHASVLADNATTVGALLLLKAFASGCSALTGVEAIANAVPSFRAPAVRRAQHAEIALGALLGVMLIGLSVLISRFGLQPVEGVTVLAQLADASIGHNIGFYVIQFATMVLLALSANTSFGGLPVLLKLLARDNYLPHVFGLKADRQVHRHGVLALAGVSAALLVFSGGDTNTLVPLFAIGVFVGFTIAQTGMVLHWRKARGPRWTGKALLNGLGALLTGVAAVVVTATKFHDGAWLIVVALPLLVVAFELVHRAYGRIGERLGVGRIPEPPHRERSLVVVPVSSLTRLTSEALTAAVSLGDEVRAVTVCHPDAEDRAATEALARDWALWNPGVELVRVPSECRTLGRPVADYVRELAVTDPGVQVTVLIPEVEPAHLWQRILQNQRGAVVAHAVRRDTDAVICRLRFRLD, encoded by the coding sequence ATGTCCGCACCGACCACCGAGGCGCTCCCCGCCACGAGCGTCGAGGAGCCCCCCGATACCGGCGCGCGCCACAAGCTGACCGCCGTCACCGGTCTCGCCGCGCTGTCGCTCGACGCGATGGCCTCGGTGGCGTACGGGCCCGAGGCGATCGTCCTGGTCCTCGCCGCGGCCGGCGGTTACGGACTCGGGTTCACCCTGCCGGTCACGCTCGCCATCGCCGGCCTGCTCGCGGTGCTGGTCGCCTCGTACCGCCAGGTCATCGCCGCCTTCCCGGACGGCGGCGGCTCCTACGCCGTCGCCAAGTCGCACCTCGGCAGGCGCACCAGTCTCGTCGCCGCCGCCTCGCTGGTCCTGGACTACGTCCTGAACGTCGCCGTCGCGGTCACCGCCGGCGTCGCCGCGCTCACCTCCGCCTTCCCCGGCCTCTACGGCGACCGCTTGTGGCTGTGCCTCACGGTCCTCGTGCTGATCACGGGTGTGAACCTCCGGGGCATCGTCGACTCGGCGAAGGCGTTCATCGTGCCGACGGTCGTCTTCATCGGCTCGATCCTGGTCCTGATCGTCGTCGGTCTGTTCCGCGACGCCCCCGCCTCCACCGAGGCGGCCGCCGGCCACGCCTCCGTCCTCGCGGACAACGCCACCACGGTCGGCGCACTGCTCCTGCTGAAAGCCTTCGCCTCCGGCTGTTCGGCCCTCACCGGCGTCGAGGCGATCGCCAACGCCGTACCGTCCTTCCGCGCCCCGGCCGTCCGCCGCGCCCAGCACGCCGAGATCGCACTCGGCGCGCTGCTCGGTGTGATGCTGATCGGGCTGTCCGTGCTGATCTCCCGATTCGGGCTCCAGCCGGTCGAGGGCGTCACCGTCCTCGCCCAGCTCGCGGACGCCTCCATCGGCCACAACATCGGCTTCTACGTCATCCAGTTCGCCACCATGGTCCTGCTGGCGCTCTCCGCCAACACCTCTTTCGGCGGACTGCCGGTACTGCTGAAGCTGCTGGCCCGCGACAACTACCTGCCGCACGTCTTCGGACTCAAGGCCGACCGGCAGGTCCACCGCCACGGTGTGCTCGCCCTCGCCGGGGTCTCCGCCGCCCTGCTCGTCTTCTCCGGTGGTGACACCAACACCCTCGTGCCGCTCTTCGCGATCGGCGTCTTCGTCGGCTTCACCATCGCCCAGACCGGCATGGTCCTGCACTGGCGGAAGGCGCGTGGCCCGCGCTGGACGGGCAAGGCCCTGCTCAACGGCCTCGGCGCGCTGCTCACCGGCGTCGCGGCGGTCGTGGTGACGGCGACCAAGTTCCACGACGGCGCCTGGCTGATCGTCGTCGCGCTGCCGCTGCTCGTCGTCGCGTTCGAGCTGGTGCACCGGGCGTACGGGAGGATCGGCGAGCGCCTCGGCGTCGGCCGGATCCCCGAGCCGCCGCACCGGGAGCGCTCCCTGGTCGTTGTTCCCGTCTCCTCGCTGACGCGGCTCACGAGCGAGGCGCTCACCGCCGCGGTGTCGCTCGGCGACGAGGTCCGCGCGGTCACCGTCTGCCACCCGGACGCGGAGGACCGCGCCGCCACCGAGGCCCTTGCCCGCGACTGGGCACTGTGGAACCCGGGCGTGGAGCTCGTCCGGGTGCCATCGGAGTGCCGAACCCTGGGCCGGCCCGTCGCCGACTACGTACGCGAGCTGGCGGTCACCGACCCCGGTGTCCAGGTCACGGTGCTGATCCCCGAGGTCGAACCGGCGCATCTGTGGCAGCGGATACTGCAGAACCAGCGCGGCGCCGTGGTCGCGCACGCCGTGCGACGCGACACGGACGCCGTGATCTGCCGGCTGCGCTTCCGACTGGACTGA
- a CDS encoding IS481 family transposase, with translation MSHANAALTPRARLRLARLIVDDGWPVARAAERYDVSWPTAKRWADRYAESGPAAMADRSSRPHRSPARTPQPLVRKIVHLRWKQRLGPVQIAGRLGMPASTVHAVLTRCRINRLSHIDRATGEPVRRYEHDHPGAMLHIDVKKLGNVPDGGGWRYVGRVQGRKNRAATPDKPRNKYRGPLLGTAFVHTVIDDHSRVAYAEIRDDEMAATAVDVLRRAVAWFAARGVTIERVLTDNGSAYRSRHWTQACTELGITPKKTRPYRPQTNGKVERFHRTLADGWALGRFYPSESARRKALPAWLHHYNHHRPHTATGGKPPITRLTNVPRQYS, from the coding sequence GTGTCTCACGCTAACGCTGCTTTGACTCCCCGTGCCCGTCTTCGGCTGGCGCGTCTGATTGTCGATGACGGCTGGCCGGTCGCCCGTGCGGCCGAACGCTACGACGTGTCCTGGCCGACCGCCAAGCGGTGGGCCGACCGTTACGCCGAGTCCGGGCCGGCGGCGATGGCTGACCGGTCCTCCCGGCCGCACCGCAGTCCTGCCCGAACACCGCAGCCGCTGGTCCGCAAGATCGTGCACCTGCGCTGGAAGCAACGTCTGGGCCCGGTCCAGATCGCCGGACGGCTGGGCATGCCCGCCTCCACCGTCCACGCAGTCCTGACCCGCTGCCGGATCAACCGCCTGTCCCACATCGACCGCGCCACCGGCGAGCCGGTCCGCCGCTACGAGCACGATCATCCCGGCGCAATGCTCCACATCGACGTCAAGAAGCTCGGGAACGTGCCCGACGGCGGCGGCTGGCGCTACGTCGGACGCGTCCAGGGCCGCAAGAACCGTGCCGCAACACCCGACAAGCCCCGCAACAAGTACCGAGGACCACTACTGGGAACCGCGTTCGTCCACACCGTCATCGACGACCATTCCCGCGTCGCCTACGCCGAGATCCGCGACGACGAGATGGCCGCCACCGCGGTCGACGTCCTGCGGCGCGCGGTAGCCTGGTTCGCCGCCCGAGGGGTGACCATCGAGCGGGTCCTCACCGACAACGGCTCGGCCTACCGCTCCCGGCACTGGACACAAGCCTGCACCGAGCTCGGCATCACACCGAAGAAGACCCGCCCCTACCGGCCACAGACCAACGGCAAGGTCGAACGCTTCCACCGCACCCTCGCCGACGGCTGGGCCCTCGGCCGCTTCTACCCCAGCGAATCAGCCCGCCGTAAAGCCCTGCCAGCCTGGCTCCATCACTACAATCACCACCGCCCCCACACCGCGACCGGCGGCAAACCACCCATCACCAGGTTGACCAACGTCCCCAGGCAATACAGCTAG
- a CDS encoding TetR/AcrR family transcriptional regulator, translating into MPDGRATGKRAAQRAATRRALLSEGRRRFAADGYQGVVLTEVAQAVGVTKGAAYHHFESKAGLFHAVVADVLQELGERVAAAAEEVSDPWEQLRAGCRAFLAAGSDPSMRRIVLVDAPTVLGWEEWRALDEESSARHLRDALSTLVETGVITAQPVEPLTQILSGAMNEAALWVARSGSPEALDSAVEALDRLLAGLRTQRAKPAQVRTGSTS; encoded by the coding sequence GTGCCGGACGGACGGGCGACGGGAAAGCGCGCGGCGCAGCGGGCGGCGACCCGGCGGGCGCTGCTGAGTGAAGGGCGGCGGCGCTTCGCCGCCGACGGCTACCAGGGGGTGGTTCTCACCGAGGTCGCCCAGGCGGTCGGCGTCACCAAAGGGGCCGCCTACCACCACTTCGAGAGCAAGGCCGGGCTGTTCCACGCGGTGGTCGCCGACGTTTTGCAGGAGCTGGGCGAGCGGGTCGCCGCGGCGGCCGAGGAGGTGTCCGACCCTTGGGAGCAACTGCGGGCCGGCTGCCGGGCCTTCCTCGCCGCCGGCTCAGACCCGTCCATGCGGCGCATCGTCCTGGTCGACGCGCCGACCGTCTTGGGGTGGGAGGAATGGCGTGCCCTGGACGAGGAGTCCTCGGCCCGACACCTGAGAGATGCCCTGTCGACCCTGGTCGAGACCGGTGTCATCACGGCGCAGCCGGTCGAGCCGCTGACGCAGATTCTGTCCGGCGCGATGAACGAGGCGGCGCTGTGGGTGGCCCGGAGCGGGAGCCCCGAAGCGCTGGACTCGGCCGTCGAAGCGCTGGACCGACTCCTGGCCGGGCTCCGCACGCAACGAGCGAAGCCCGCCCAAGTGCGCACCGGCAGTACCTCGTGA
- a CDS encoding VOC family protein, producing METRLDSFYPVICTQDVAAAREFYTRHLGFTVTFDADWYVSLRRPDAPHYELALLDHNHPTLPEGHRTPTRGGLLLNFEVADVDAEHRRLVRAAGLPELLSLRTEDFGQRHFIIAAPDGVLIDVITTTPPTEEYANQYTEETAVRSEDAHSVVTSERSGRRS from the coding sequence ATGGAAACCAGGCTCGACAGCTTCTACCCCGTCATCTGCACCCAGGACGTGGCGGCAGCACGCGAGTTCTACACCCGCCACCTCGGCTTCACGGTGACCTTCGATGCGGACTGGTACGTCAGCCTGCGGCGCCCGGACGCCCCGCACTACGAACTCGCCCTGCTCGACCACAACCACCCGACCCTCCCCGAGGGCCACAGAACCCCCACCCGAGGCGGCCTGCTGCTGAACTTCGAGGTGGCGGACGTGGACGCAGAACACCGCCGCCTGGTCCGCGCGGCCGGCCTGCCCGAACTGCTCTCGCTGCGAACGGAGGACTTCGGCCAGCGCCACTTCATCATCGCCGCACCGGACGGAGTCCTCATCGACGTGATCACGACCACCCCGCCCACCGAGGAGTACGCCAACCAGTACACGGAGGAAACGGCTGTGCGCAGTGAGGACGCGCACTCGGTTGTGACGAGCGAACGGTCCGGGCGAAGGTCTTGA
- a CDS encoding amino acid transporter has translation MTTPSPARTSRFRAWMLEGLSDMARHQKGAPAGPPAAHKGQRWWRVMCLTGVDYFSTLGYQPGIAALAAGLLSPIATIVLVVVTLAGALPVYRRVAEESPHGQGSIAMLERLLSFWKGKLFVLTLLGFAATDFLITITLSAADSSIHLIENPHIPAWLHGRQMLVTLLLIALLGAVFLKGFLEAIGVAVALVGVYLALNAVIVVVGLWHIATESHVVTDWSTALTTQHGSVVAMIGVALIVFPKLALGLSGFETGVAVMPHVEGEPGDTQEKPAGRIRGTKKLLTTAALIMSVFLISTSFITTLLIPAKEFEQGGQANGRALAYLAHEHLGSAFGTVYDVATIAILWFAGASAMAGLLNLMPQYLPRYGMAPHWARAVRPMVIVFILVAFLVTWIFDADVDAQGGAYATGVLVLICSASIAVTIAARRAGQRNWTIAFAVISAVFLYTTALNIVERPDGVKIGACFIAGIILLSLASRLARAFELRVTGVTLDDMADRFVRDISHRTARFIANEPGSRDIAEYRDKIRQIRADNDIPADDDLVFVEVTVGDPSEFEAHLAVRGEVLHGRYRVLTLESSSIPNALAAFLLHVRDVTGRRPHIYFEWSEGNPFANFLRFFLFGQGEVAPVTREVLREAEPDRAHRPRVHVG, from the coding sequence ATGACCACGCCCTCCCCCGCTCGCACGAGCCGCTTTCGCGCGTGGATGCTGGAAGGTCTGTCCGACATGGCCAGGCACCAGAAGGGGGCGCCCGCCGGTCCGCCGGCCGCGCACAAGGGGCAGCGGTGGTGGCGGGTCATGTGCCTGACCGGCGTCGACTACTTCTCCACGCTCGGCTACCAGCCGGGCATCGCCGCGCTCGCGGCCGGGCTGCTGTCACCCATCGCCACCATCGTCCTGGTGGTCGTCACCCTGGCGGGCGCATTGCCGGTCTACCGGCGGGTGGCCGAGGAGAGCCCACACGGCCAGGGTTCCATCGCCATGCTGGAGCGGCTGCTGTCGTTCTGGAAGGGCAAACTGTTCGTCCTGACCCTGCTCGGCTTCGCCGCCACCGACTTCCTCATCACCATCACCCTGTCGGCGGCGGACTCCTCCATCCACCTGATCGAGAACCCGCACATCCCCGCCTGGCTGCACGGCCGGCAGATGCTCGTCACCCTGCTGCTGATCGCGCTGCTGGGGGCGGTGTTCCTCAAGGGCTTCCTGGAGGCGATCGGCGTCGCCGTCGCCCTGGTCGGGGTCTATCTGGCGCTGAACGCGGTCATCGTGGTGGTGGGGCTGTGGCACATCGCCACCGAGTCCCATGTCGTCACCGACTGGTCCACCGCCCTGACCACCCAGCACGGCAGCGTTGTGGCCATGATCGGAGTGGCCTTGATCGTGTTCCCCAAGCTGGCGCTGGGCCTGTCCGGTTTCGAGACCGGCGTCGCGGTGATGCCGCACGTCGAGGGCGAGCCCGGCGACACGCAGGAGAAGCCCGCGGGGCGCATCCGGGGCACGAAGAAACTGCTGACCACCGCCGCGCTGATCATGAGCGTGTTCCTGATCTCCACCAGCTTCATCACCACCCTGCTCATCCCGGCCAAGGAGTTCGAGCAGGGCGGCCAGGCCAACGGACGCGCCCTCGCCTACCTGGCACACGAGCACCTGGGCAGCGCCTTCGGCACGGTCTACGACGTCGCCACCATCGCCATCCTCTGGTTCGCCGGCGCGTCCGCCATGGCCGGGCTGCTGAACCTGATGCCCCAGTACCTCCCCCGCTACGGCATGGCCCCGCACTGGGCGCGCGCCGTACGCCCCATGGTGATCGTCTTCATCCTCGTGGCGTTCCTCGTCACCTGGATCTTCGATGCCGACGTCGACGCCCAGGGCGGCGCGTACGCCACCGGTGTCCTCGTGCTGATCTGCTCCGCGTCGATCGCGGTGACCATCGCTGCCCGCCGCGCCGGGCAGCGCAACTGGACGATCGCCTTCGCCGTCATCTCGGCGGTCTTCCTCTACACCACCGCCCTCAACATCGTCGAACGCCCCGACGGCGTGAAGATCGGCGCCTGCTTCATCGCCGGCATCATCCTGCTGTCCCTGGCGTCCCGGCTCGCCCGCGCCTTCGAACTGCGGGTCACGGGCGTGACGCTGGACGACATGGCCGACCGCTTCGTCCGCGACATCTCCCATCGCACCGCCCGCTTCATCGCCAACGAGCCCGGTTCACGCGACATCGCCGAGTACCGCGACAAGATCCGCCAGATCCGCGCCGACAACGACATCCCGGCCGATGACGACCTCGTCTTCGTCGAGGTCACCGTCGGCGACCCCTCGGAGTTCGAGGCGCACCTGGCCGTACGCGGCGAAGTGCTGCACGGCCGCTACCGCGTCCTGACCCTGGAGAGCTCCTCCATCCCCAACGCCCTGGCCGCCTTCCTGCTGCACGTACGCGACGTCACCGGCCGGCGCCCGCACATCTACTTCGAATGGTCCGAGGGCAACCCGTTCGCCAACTTCCTCCGCTTCTTCCTCTTCGGCCAGGGCGAGGTCGCCCCCGTCACCCGCGAGGTGCTCCGCGAGGCCGAACCGGACCGGGCGCACCGCCCACGCGTCCACGTCGGCTGA
- the lysA gene encoding diaminopimelate decarboxylase, whose protein sequence is MSISLPSEAALPAQAALPTDPQRPARRTGDTDGLSVWPGSARPEADGDVTVGGVSLAEAADRFGTPAYVLDEEEVRERCRTYRTAFPEADVVYAAKAFLCRALVHWVMEEGLGLDVCSGGELALAVTTGFPPEKIVMHGNAKSPQDLHAAVRLGVGRIVIDSTSEIAPLAAIVPAGTRQQVMVRVVPGIAAGGHAKVRTGTDDQKFGLSVTDGSAQHAVARVLGQRRLELVGLHCHIGSQIATAKPYVAAVRRMVGLMARIRRQHGITLPQLDIGGGHAIAYRPGEESLDAGVLAGRIRAELEEGCARAGLPVPRLTLEPGRAIVGPAGVAVYRVLAVKRTGEHIFVAVDGGMSDNPRPALYGVRYAPRLIGRPTSAPPRLVTVVGRHCEAGDVLADEVPLPGDVRPGDLLAVPAAGAYHLSMASGYNLVGRPPVIAVSDGRARLLVRRESLDDMSRRDIGL, encoded by the coding sequence ATGTCCATTTCGCTGCCTTCAGAGGCTGCTCTTCCTGCCCAGGCCGCGCTGCCGACGGATCCGCAGAGGCCCGCCCGGCGTACAGGCGACACCGACGGACTGTCCGTCTGGCCCGGATCCGCACGCCCCGAGGCCGACGGCGATGTCACCGTCGGCGGGGTGTCCCTCGCCGAGGCGGCCGACCGCTTCGGCACGCCCGCCTACGTGCTCGACGAGGAAGAGGTCCGGGAGCGCTGCCGCACCTACCGCACGGCGTTTCCCGAGGCCGATGTCGTCTACGCGGCCAAGGCTTTCCTGTGCCGCGCCCTCGTGCACTGGGTCATGGAGGAGGGCCTGGGCCTCGACGTCTGCTCCGGGGGAGAGCTGGCGCTCGCCGTCACCACCGGCTTCCCGCCGGAGAAGATCGTGATGCACGGCAACGCCAAGAGCCCGCAGGACCTGCACGCCGCCGTACGGCTCGGTGTCGGGCGCATCGTCATCGACAGCACGTCGGAGATCGCGCCACTGGCCGCGATCGTGCCCGCGGGCACCCGCCAGCAGGTCATGGTGCGCGTGGTGCCGGGCATCGCAGCCGGCGGCCACGCCAAGGTGCGCACCGGCACGGACGACCAGAAGTTCGGCCTGTCGGTCACGGACGGCTCCGCGCAGCACGCCGTCGCCCGGGTCCTCGGGCAGCGGAGGCTCGAACTCGTCGGACTGCACTGCCACATCGGCTCGCAGATCGCCACGGCCAAGCCGTACGTCGCAGCGGTGCGGCGCATGGTCGGCCTGATGGCCAGGATCCGCAGGCAGCACGGCATCACCCTGCCGCAACTGGACATCGGCGGCGGCCACGCCATCGCTTACCGCCCCGGCGAGGAGAGCCTGGACGCCGGCGTCCTGGCCGGCCGGATCCGCGCCGAACTCGAAGAAGGCTGTGCACGGGCCGGGCTGCCCGTGCCCCGGCTCACCCTGGAACCGGGCCGGGCGATCGTCGGCCCCGCCGGCGTGGCCGTGTACCGGGTCCTCGCGGTCAAGCGCACCGGCGAGCACATCTTCGTCGCCGTCGACGGCGGCATGAGCGACAACCCGAGGCCCGCGCTGTACGGGGTCAGGTACGCCCCCCGCCTCATCGGCCGTCCGACCTCGGCGCCGCCCCGCCTCGTCACCGTGGTCGGCCGGCACTGCGAGGCGGGCGACGTCCTGGCGGACGAGGTGCCGCTGCCGGGCGACGTACGGCCCGGCGATCTGCTCGCGGTGCCGGCGGCCGGGGCGTACCACCTGTCCATGGCCTCCGGCTACAACCTGGTCGGCCGCCCGCCCGTGATCGCCGTGTCGGACGGCCGAGCCCGCCTGCTCGTACGCCGCGAATCGCTGGACGACATGAGCCGCCGGGACATCGGCCTCTAG
- a CDS encoding SAV_915 family protein has protein sequence MSSVDHSEDPEPSERVPAGPLFVPVRPGRTGCTARFFRTPLGRRTAVGFTSAERLAATLGEDQPRIRLSEPALRALAAPLGVTALTIDPQLSAPAPAAGPALAAAPAPAPVFTTGPDRESARRDGDPQHAGVLPVTGAAAVVSCPNLLLG, from the coding sequence ATGTCGTCAGTCGATCATTCCGAGGACCCGGAGCCTTCTGAACGCGTCCCGGCCGGACCTCTCTTCGTGCCCGTCCGGCCGGGACGCACCGGCTGCACAGCCCGGTTCTTCCGTACCCCCCTGGGCCGCCGCACGGCCGTCGGCTTCACCTCGGCGGAGAGGCTCGCCGCCACGCTGGGCGAGGACCAGCCCCGTATCAGGCTCTCCGAGCCCGCGCTGCGCGCACTCGCCGCGCCCCTGGGCGTCACCGCCCTCACCATCGACCCGCAGCTCTCCGCCCCGGCGCCCGCGGCCGGTCCGGCCCTCGCGGCCGCCCCGGCCCCCGCCCCCGTGTTCACCACGGGCCCCGACCGCGAGAGCGCCCGGCGTGACGGGGATCCGCAGCACGCCGGTGTCCTGCCGGTGACCGGCGCCGCCGCGGTCGTCTCGTGTCCGAACCTGCTGCTCGGCTGA